The following are from one region of the Mycolicibacterium diernhoferi genome:
- the tyrS gene encoding tyrosine--tRNA ligase — translation MSTDILDELEWRGLIAQSTDRDALADALANGPLTVYSGFDPTAPSLHAGHLVPLLTLRRFQQAGHRPIVLAGGATGMIGDPRDSGERTMQTADTVAEWAGRIRGQLERFVQFDGSPTGAIVENNLTWTGELSAIEFLRDVGKYFSVNVMLDRDTVRRRLEGDGISYTEFSYMLLQANDYVQLHERYGCGLQVGGSDQWGNIVAGVRLVRQKRGAVVHAMTTPLVTDSEGKKFGKSTGGGNIWLDPELTSPYAWYQYFFNTADADVLGYLKWFTFLTREEIDALAEATESRPHERAAQRTLARELTTLVHGQAATDAVELASQALFGRGELAGLDEPTLAAALREASNGQVATLTPGGATAITDLLVSTGLCKSKGEARRTVGEGGAYVNNVRIESDEWVPQESDFLHDQWLVLRRGKRHIAGVARGTAESS, via the coding sequence GTGAGCACTGACATTCTCGACGAGCTGGAGTGGCGCGGCCTGATCGCGCAGTCAACCGACCGGGACGCGCTGGCCGACGCGCTCGCCAACGGACCGCTCACGGTCTATTCCGGGTTCGACCCCACAGCGCCCAGCCTGCACGCCGGCCACCTGGTCCCGCTGCTGACGCTGCGCCGCTTCCAACAGGCCGGACATCGTCCGATCGTGCTGGCCGGCGGCGCCACCGGGATGATCGGCGATCCCCGCGACAGCGGTGAGCGCACCATGCAGACCGCCGACACGGTGGCCGAATGGGCGGGGCGGATCCGCGGTCAGCTGGAACGGTTCGTCCAGTTCGACGGCTCGCCGACCGGCGCCATCGTCGAGAACAACCTGACCTGGACCGGCGAGCTGTCGGCCATCGAATTCCTGCGTGACGTGGGCAAATACTTCTCCGTCAACGTCATGCTGGATCGCGACACGGTGCGTCGCCGGCTCGAGGGTGACGGCATCTCCTATACCGAGTTCAGCTACATGCTCCTTCAGGCCAACGACTACGTGCAGTTGCACGAGCGCTACGGCTGCGGATTGCAGGTCGGCGGATCCGACCAGTGGGGCAACATCGTGGCCGGCGTGCGGTTGGTGCGCCAGAAGCGCGGCGCGGTGGTGCACGCAATGACGACACCGCTGGTCACCGACTCCGAAGGCAAGAAGTTCGGTAAGTCGACCGGCGGCGGCAACATCTGGCTCGATCCCGAACTGACCAGCCCGTATGCCTGGTACCAGTACTTCTTCAACACCGCGGACGCCGATGTCCTCGGGTACCTGAAGTGGTTCACCTTCCTGACCCGCGAAGAGATCGACGCGCTGGCCGAGGCCACCGAGTCGCGCCCGCACGAGCGAGCGGCCCAGCGCACGCTGGCCCGGGAACTCACCACGCTGGTGCACGGGCAGGCCGCCACCGATGCCGTCGAACTGGCCAGTCAGGCGCTGTTCGGCAGGGGAGAGTTGGCCGGCCTCGATGAACCGACGCTGGCCGCGGCATTGCGGGAGGCCAGTAATGGCCAGGTCGCGACGCTGACGCCGGGTGGCGCCACCGCGATCACCGACCTGCTGGTGTCCACCGGGCTGTGCAAGAGCAAGGGGGAGGCGCGGCGCACGGTCGGCGAGGGCGGCGCGTACGTGAACAACGTGCGTATCGAAAGCGACGAGTGGGTACCACAGGAATCGGACTTTCTCCACGATCAATGGCTCGTGTTGCGACGTGGCAAGCGGCACATTGCCGGAGTGGCGCGTGGGACCGCTGAGTCGTCCTGA
- a CDS encoding DNA-3-methyladenine glycosylase: protein MGAQQLSIDPVAAARRLLGAQLHGREVSATIVEVEAYGGPPDGPWPDPASHSFRGPRLRNTVMFGPAGRMYTYRSHGIHVCANVACGPDGVAAAVLLRAAVIEDGEPVARMRRGVTPAGRALARGPGNLCSALGITMDDNGIDLLDPDSPVRLELRPQNPSLAGPRVGVSTAADREWRFWTPGRSEVSAYRRSPRAPAPGASD from the coding sequence GTGGGCGCACAGCAGCTGTCGATCGACCCGGTGGCCGCGGCCCGTCGGCTCCTCGGTGCGCAGCTGCACGGACGCGAGGTCAGCGCCACCATCGTCGAGGTCGAGGCCTACGGCGGTCCGCCCGACGGGCCGTGGCCGGATCCGGCCTCCCACTCGTTTCGCGGGCCACGACTGCGCAATACCGTGATGTTCGGGCCGGCCGGGCGGATGTACACCTACCGCAGTCACGGCATCCACGTCTGCGCCAACGTGGCCTGCGGCCCGGACGGTGTCGCGGCCGCGGTGTTGCTGCGGGCGGCTGTCATCGAGGACGGTGAGCCGGTGGCCAGGATGCGCCGCGGGGTCACACCGGCGGGACGGGCGTTGGCCCGCGGTCCGGGAAACCTGTGTTCGGCACTCGGAATCACCATGGACGACAACGGTATTGACCTTCTCGACCCGGACTCTCCGGTCCGTCTCGAGCTGCGGCCACAGAATCCGTCGCTCGCCGGGCCCCGGGTGGGGGTGAGCACCGCCGCCGACCGCGAGTGGCGGTTCTGGACGCCGGGCCGGTCCGAGGTGTCGGCGTACCGGCGCAGCCCCCGGGCACCGGCACCCGGCGCCAGTGACTAG
- a CDS encoding ABC transporter ATP-binding protein: MRSSSDDELRHAGSEPAVQIENLHVIRGKRTALDGVSVRIPQGAITGLLGPSGCGKTTLMRSIVGTQIIASGTVTVLGLPAGSAALRRRVGYVTQEPTVYPDLRVIDNARYFASLYGTDRQAAEDAVTAVGLDDHRTALCANLSGGERTRLSLACALVSHPDLLVLDEPTVGLDPVLRVDLWEQFGRLARSGTTLLVSSHVMDEADHCRDLLLMREGRLLSHTTGARLREDTGCPSLEEAFLSVIRRSTAA, encoded by the coding sequence ATGAGGAGTTCATCAGATGATGAATTACGGCACGCCGGCTCCGAACCCGCGGTCCAGATCGAGAATCTGCACGTCATCCGGGGTAAACGCACCGCGCTCGACGGCGTCTCGGTACGCATCCCGCAGGGTGCGATCACCGGCCTGCTCGGCCCGTCGGGCTGCGGCAAGACCACACTGATGCGGTCCATCGTCGGTACCCAGATCATCGCGTCGGGCACCGTCACCGTGCTGGGCCTGCCGGCCGGCAGCGCGGCACTGCGCCGCCGGGTCGGGTACGTCACCCAGGAACCGACCGTCTATCCGGACCTGCGGGTCATCGACAATGCGCGCTACTTCGCGTCGTTGTACGGCACCGACCGCCAGGCCGCCGAGGACGCGGTCACCGCGGTGGGTCTCGACGACCACCGGACAGCACTGTGCGCCAACCTGTCCGGCGGCGAACGCACCCGGCTGTCGCTGGCCTGCGCACTGGTGTCCCATCCCGACCTGCTGGTGCTCGACGAGCCCACCGTCGGGCTGGACCCGGTGCTGCGGGTCGACCTGTGGGAGCAGTTCGGACGGCTCGCCCGCAGCGGAACCACGCTGCTGGTCTCCAGCCATGTCATGGACGAGGCCGACCACTGCCGCGACCTGTTGCTCATGCGGGAGGGCCGGCTGCTCAGCCACACCACTGGAGCCCGACTGCGAGAGGACACCGGATGTCCATCACTGGAGGAAGCGTTCCTGTCCGTCATCAGGCGCAGCACCGCGGCCTGA
- a CDS encoding ABC transporter permease yields MSITGGSVPVRHQAQHRGLSRPGRPGPSPYLATTARILRQLAADHRSVAMILVVPTLIITLMYYMFADLPSRPGAPSPFNNACLIMLGVFPLIVMFLITSITMQRERVSGTLERILTTPLRRFDLLAAYGTAFSIAAAVQATLACVVAFWLLGLRTAGSPALVIVIAIVNAVLGVGLGLLCSAFARTEFQAVQFMPVVIAPQLLLCGIIVPRDALPDWLQWISNALPASYALEALQQVGEHAELTGIAVRDIAVVIGFAVVALGLAAATLRRRTP; encoded by the coding sequence ATGTCCATCACTGGAGGAAGCGTTCCTGTCCGTCATCAGGCGCAGCACCGCGGCCTGAGCCGTCCCGGCCGGCCGGGACCGTCGCCCTACCTGGCGACCACGGCCCGCATCCTGCGTCAACTGGCGGCCGATCACCGCAGCGTGGCGATGATCCTGGTCGTCCCGACCCTGATCATCACGCTGATGTACTACATGTTCGCCGATCTACCCAGCCGACCCGGCGCACCGTCACCGTTCAACAACGCCTGCCTGATCATGCTCGGCGTCTTCCCGCTGATCGTGATGTTCCTGATCACCTCGATCACCATGCAGCGGGAACGGGTGTCGGGCACGCTGGAGCGGATCCTGACCACGCCGCTGCGCCGATTCGACCTGCTGGCCGCCTACGGGACGGCGTTCTCCATCGCCGCGGCCGTCCAGGCCACCCTGGCCTGCGTCGTGGCGTTCTGGTTACTGGGTCTGCGCACCGCGGGCAGCCCGGCGCTGGTGATCGTCATCGCCATCGTCAACGCGGTGCTCGGGGTCGGGCTGGGTCTGCTGTGCAGCGCATTCGCCCGCACCGAATTCCAGGCCGTGCAGTTCATGCCGGTGGTGATCGCTCCGCAACTGTTGTTGTGCGGGATCATCGTCCCACGCGACGCGTTGCCCGACTGGCTGCAGTGGATCAGCAACGCGCTGCCGGCCAGCTACGCGCTGGAGGCGTTACAGCAGGTCGGGGAGCACGCCGAGCTCACCGGCATCGCGGTGCGCGACATCGCGGTGGTGATCGGATTCGCGGTGGTCGCGCTGGGACTTGCTGCGGCGACCCTGCGCAGAAGGACGCCGTGA
- a CDS encoding TetR family transcriptional regulator, protein MTQRKRPGRPPGNSGARDRILHSARELFSRNGFDKTSIRAIAADAGIDGALVHHYYGTKQQLFAAAIEIPIDPMRVITPLRETPVDQIGTVLPSILLPLWDSELGKGFIATLRSLLTGADVSLVRSFLQEIITAELGARVDDPPGSGAMRVQFVASQLVGVVMVRYILELQPFAGLAPEVVAETIAPNLQRYLTGDLPALS, encoded by the coding sequence GTGACCCAGCGCAAGCGCCCCGGACGCCCGCCGGGCAACTCCGGGGCCCGCGATCGGATTCTGCACAGCGCCCGGGAGCTGTTCTCCCGCAACGGTTTCGACAAGACATCGATCCGTGCCATCGCCGCGGACGCGGGCATCGACGGCGCTCTGGTGCACCACTACTACGGCACCAAACAACAACTCTTCGCGGCCGCGATCGAGATCCCGATCGACCCCATGCGGGTGATTACACCACTGCGGGAGACCCCGGTCGATCAGATAGGCACGGTCCTGCCGTCAATCCTGTTGCCGCTGTGGGATTCCGAACTCGGCAAGGGTTTCATCGCGACGTTGCGGTCGCTGCTGACCGGTGCCGATGTGAGTCTGGTCCGGTCGTTCCTGCAGGAGATCATCACCGCCGAGCTCGGAGCCCGGGTGGACGATCCACCGGGCTCGGGCGCAATGCGGGTGCAGTTCGTGGCATCCCAGCTGGTGGGTGTGGTGATGGTGCGCTACATCCTGGAACTACAGCCGTTCGCCGGGCTCGCACCCGAGGTCGTCGCCGAGACGATCGCGCCGAATCTGCAGCGCTATCTCACCGGGGATCTGCCTGCGCTGAGCTGA
- a CDS encoding Trm112 family protein: protein MTLDAKLLDILVCPEDRGPLVYVAGECLYNPRLRRAYPIVDGIPVLLVDEAVAVTDDAEHDRLLSSAQADPR, encoded by the coding sequence ATGACACTGGACGCCAAGCTGCTCGACATCCTGGTGTGCCCGGAGGACCGCGGGCCGCTGGTCTACGTTGCGGGTGAATGCCTGTACAACCCCCGGTTGCGCCGTGCCTATCCGATCGTCGACGGGATCCCGGTGCTGTTGGTCGACGAGGCGGTGGCCGTCACCGATGATGCCGAGCACGACCGGCTGCTCAGCTCAGCGCAGGCAGATCCCCGGTGA
- a CDS encoding acyl-CoA synthetase, translating to MADFSSITGPVSRLLATAQNGIEVLRYGGLETGAVPSPFQIIESVPMYRLRRYFPPDTRPGSVAPGPPVLMVHPMMMSADMWDVTREDGAVGILHAAGLDPWVIDFGSPDEVEGGMQRNLADHVVALSEAIDTVKAVTGCDVHLAGYSQGGMFCYQTAAFRRSKDLASIVAFGSPVDTLAAMPMGIPPNVGAVAANFMADHVFSRIDIPGWLARTGFQMLDPLKTAQARLDFLRQLHDRDALLPREQQRRFLDSEGWIAWSGPAISELLKQFIAHNRMMSGGFSIRGDLVTLADITCPVLAVIGEVDDIGQPASVRGIRAAAPEADTYEYLIRAGHFGLVVGSKAATQTWPTVASWIKWRNGQAPLPEDVVPMVDQAAESADGGVALTSRVAHGAVAASEMAFDLARSAADAVLATNKSARTLIVETARTLPRLARLGQINDHTRISLGRVMTEQAESHPHGEFLLFDGRVHTYEAVDRRVNNVVRGLIEVGVRQGVRVGVLMQTRPSALVAIAALSRLGAVAVLMPPDADLAQAARLGGVVEIIADPANLDAARALGRRVLVLGGGESRELHLPDDAGDAAPVVDMEQIDPDRVDLPGWYRPNPGFARDLAYVAFATINGELVARQITNYRWALSALGTASAANLGNRDTVYCLTPLHHPSGLLVSLGGAVVGGARIALSRGLEPDRFLHEIRQYGVTVVSYTWAMLREVIDDPSFTVSGTHSVRLFIGAGMPTGLWRRVIEVFAPARVVEFFATTDGQAVLSNVAGAKVGSKGRPVPGGPHVELAAYDIDDDLILEDENGFVRRAETGEVGVLLARPRGPVDPTASVKRGVFAPADTWVSTDQLFRRDEDGDFWLVDNRSSVIRTPDGPVFTAAVNDAVSRAGAVDLAVTYSLDVQGEPLVVTAVTLRPGGSLPSAELNEALAGLPVGIGPAIVYVAPTMTLGASYRPEIAPLRAAGIPKSSRNAWYLDADTKQYRRMTAAVRAEILGNRP from the coding sequence TTGGCGGATTTCTCGTCGATCACCGGACCGGTGAGCCGATTATTGGCCACCGCGCAGAACGGAATCGAGGTTCTGCGGTACGGCGGTCTGGAGACGGGTGCGGTCCCCTCACCGTTTCAGATCATCGAGAGCGTGCCGATGTACCGGCTGCGCCGGTACTTCCCGCCCGACACCCGGCCCGGTTCGGTCGCCCCCGGGCCGCCGGTGTTGATGGTGCACCCGATGATGATGTCGGCCGACATGTGGGACGTCACCCGCGAGGACGGCGCCGTGGGCATCCTGCACGCCGCAGGCCTGGACCCCTGGGTGATCGATTTCGGGTCACCGGATGAGGTCGAGGGCGGCATGCAGCGCAACCTCGCCGATCACGTGGTGGCACTCAGCGAGGCGATCGACACCGTCAAGGCGGTCACCGGTTGCGACGTGCACCTCGCCGGCTACTCCCAGGGCGGCATGTTCTGCTACCAGACCGCGGCCTTCCGGCGGTCCAAGGACCTGGCCAGCATCGTCGCGTTCGGATCTCCGGTCGACACCCTGGCCGCCATGCCGATGGGTATCCCACCGAACGTCGGCGCGGTCGCCGCCAACTTCATGGCCGACCACGTGTTCTCCCGTATCGACATCCCGGGTTGGTTGGCGCGCACCGGTTTCCAGATGCTCGACCCGCTCAAGACGGCGCAGGCGCGACTGGACTTCCTGCGCCAGCTGCACGACCGGGATGCGCTGCTGCCGCGTGAACAGCAGCGCCGCTTCCTGGACTCCGAAGGGTGGATCGCCTGGTCGGGCCCGGCGATCTCGGAATTGCTCAAGCAGTTCATCGCGCACAACCGGATGATGTCGGGTGGGTTCTCCATCCGCGGGGACCTCGTCACCCTCGCCGACATCACCTGCCCGGTGCTCGCCGTCATCGGTGAGGTCGACGACATCGGCCAGCCGGCCTCGGTACGGGGCATCCGGGCCGCGGCGCCGGAGGCGGACACCTACGAATACCTGATCCGGGCCGGGCATTTCGGACTGGTCGTCGGATCGAAGGCGGCGACCCAGACCTGGCCGACGGTGGCGTCCTGGATCAAGTGGCGCAACGGCCAGGCACCGTTGCCCGAGGACGTGGTGCCGATGGTCGACCAGGCTGCCGAGTCCGCCGACGGCGGCGTGGCGCTCACCTCCCGGGTGGCCCACGGCGCGGTGGCCGCCTCGGAAATGGCATTCGACCTGGCCCGTTCGGCCGCCGACGCGGTGCTGGCCACCAACAAGTCGGCCCGCACGCTGATCGTGGAGACGGCCCGCACGCTGCCGCGGCTGGCCCGCCTCGGGCAGATCAACGACCACACCCGGATCTCGCTCGGACGCGTGATGACCGAGCAGGCCGAGAGCCACCCCCACGGTGAGTTCCTGCTGTTCGACGGCCGCGTGCACACCTATGAGGCGGTGGACCGGCGCGTCAACAACGTGGTGCGGGGGCTCATCGAAGTCGGTGTGCGACAAGGGGTCCGGGTCGGCGTGCTGATGCAGACCCGACCGAGCGCGCTGGTGGCGATCGCCGCCCTGTCGCGCCTCGGCGCCGTGGCGGTGCTGATGCCGCCGGACGCCGACCTGGCCCAGGCCGCCCGCCTCGGCGGGGTCGTCGAGATCATCGCCGACCCGGCCAACCTCGACGCCGCCCGGGCCCTCGGCCGCCGGGTCCTGGTGCTCGGCGGCGGCGAGTCCCGCGAGCTGCACCTCCCCGACGACGCCGGCGACGCCGCGCCGGTGGTGGACATGGAGCAGATCGATCCCGACCGGGTCGACCTTCCCGGTTGGTACCGGCCGAACCCGGGCTTCGCCCGCGACCTCGCCTACGTCGCCTTCGCGACCATCAACGGCGAACTCGTGGCCCGCCAGATCACCAACTACCGGTGGGCGCTGTCCGCGCTGGGCACCGCCTCGGCGGCCAACCTCGGTAACCGCGACACCGTGTACTGCCTGACCCCGCTGCACCATCCGTCCGGGCTGCTGGTGAGCCTCGGCGGCGCGGTCGTCGGCGGAGCCCGCATCGCGCTGTCCCGGGGTCTGGAGCCCGACCGCTTCCTGCACGAGATCCGCCAGTACGGGGTGACGGTGGTGTCCTACACCTGGGCAATGCTCCGGGAGGTCATCGACGATCCTTCGTTCACGGTGTCGGGCACCCACTCGGTGCGTCTGTTCATCGGCGCCGGTATGCCGACGGGGCTGTGGCGCCGGGTCATCGAGGTCTTCGCGCCGGCCCGGGTGGTCGAGTTCTTCGCCACCACCGACGGTCAGGCCGTCCTGTCGAACGTCGCGGGTGCCAAGGTCGGCAGCAAGGGCCGGCCGGTCCCCGGCGGTCCGCACGTCGAACTCGCGGCCTATGACATCGACGACGATCTGATCCTGGAGGACGAGAACGGTTTCGTGCGCCGCGCCGAAACGGGGGAGGTGGGCGTGCTGCTGGCCCGCCCGCGCGGTCCGGTGGACCCGACCGCGTCGGTGAAGCGGGGTGTGTTCGCGCCCGCGGACACCTGGGTGTCCACCGATCAGCTGTTCCGCCGCGACGAAGACGGCGACTTCTGGCTCGTCGACAACCGCAGCTCGGTGATCCGGACGCCCGACGGACCGGTGTTCACCGCGGCCGTCAACGACGCGGTCAGCCGGGCCGGTGCGGTCGATCTGGCGGTGACCTACAGCCTGGATGTGCAGGGCGAGCCGCTGGTCGTCACGGCGGTCACCCTGCGGCCCGGCGGCAGCCTGCCCAGCGCGGAGCTCAACGAGGCGTTGGCGGGTCTGCCGGTCGGGATCGGCCCGGCGATCGTCTACGTCGCCCCGACCATGACTCTCGGTGCGTCGTATCGTCCGGAGATCGCACCGCTGCGGGCCGCGGGTATCCCGAAGTCCTCCCGTAACGCCTGGTACCTGGACGCCGATACCAAGCAGTACAGGCGCATGACGGCGGCTGTGCGCGCTGAAATTTTGGGCAATCGGCCGTGA
- a CDS encoding ABC-F family ATP-binding cassette domain-containing protein translates to MAHLLGAEALHLQYPTKVVFDSVSLGVNEGDRIGIVGRNGDGKSSLLAMLAGRLTPDSGRVTVRGGVRVGVLDQADTLDPDDTVGHAVVGDVPEHVWAGDPRGRDVIAGLLGGLDWDAVVGTLSGGQRRRVALARLLADDHDVLALDEPTNHLDVEAITWLAEHLKRRWSPSAGGLLVITHDRWFLDEVCTVTWEVHDRIVEPFDGGYAAYILQRVERDRQAAASEARRQNLARKELAWLRRGAPARTSKPKFRIDAANALIADVPEIRDKVALQSLAVTRLGKQVVDLLDVSVRYGDREVLHDVEWRIAPGERTGILGVNGAGKSTLLGLIDGSVQPSEGRVKHGKTVQIATLTQGVDALSDHLDEPVRVVLSRLATTYTFGTGSKAQELTPGQLLERLGFVSAQLSTPVKDLSGGQLRRLQLLLILLGQPNVLILDEPTNDLDTDMLAAMEDLLDSWPGTLIVVSHDRYFLERVTDQQFGILGGRLRHLPGGVDEYLRLRAAHAEQTGAAPAGAPAADESTGLSGAELRAAQKEVAALERRLEKLQAQIDASRTALADHDQSDFEGLATKVAAIRAMEDEVVDVEGRWFELSEQIG, encoded by the coding sequence ATGGCGCATCTTCTCGGGGCCGAAGCCCTTCATCTCCAATACCCGACCAAAGTTGTTTTCGATTCGGTCTCGCTCGGCGTGAACGAGGGTGACCGCATCGGCATCGTCGGCCGCAACGGCGACGGAAAGTCCAGTCTGCTCGCGATGCTGGCCGGACGGCTCACTCCCGACTCGGGACGGGTGACCGTGCGCGGTGGGGTCCGCGTCGGCGTCCTCGACCAGGCCGACACCCTCGACCCCGACGACACCGTCGGCCACGCGGTGGTCGGCGACGTGCCCGAACACGTGTGGGCGGGTGATCCCCGCGGACGTGACGTCATCGCCGGGTTGCTCGGCGGCCTGGACTGGGACGCGGTGGTCGGCACCCTGTCCGGCGGGCAGCGCCGCCGTGTCGCGCTGGCCCGCCTGCTGGCCGACGACCACGACGTCCTGGCCCTCGATGAGCCGACCAACCACCTCGACGTGGAGGCCATCACCTGGCTGGCCGAGCACCTCAAGCGCCGGTGGTCGCCGTCGGCGGGCGGACTGCTGGTGATCACCCACGACCGCTGGTTCCTCGACGAGGTGTGCACCGTGACCTGGGAGGTGCACGACCGCATCGTCGAACCGTTCGACGGCGGGTACGCCGCCTACATCCTGCAGCGGGTGGAACGCGACCGGCAGGCCGCGGCCAGCGAGGCCCGCCGGCAGAACCTCGCCCGCAAGGAACTGGCCTGGTTGCGCCGCGGCGCGCCGGCACGCACCTCGAAACCGAAGTTCCGGATCGACGCCGCCAACGCGCTGATCGCCGACGTGCCCGAGATCCGGGACAAGGTGGCGCTGCAGTCGCTGGCGGTGACCCGGCTGGGCAAGCAGGTCGTCGACCTGCTCGACGTGTCGGTGCGTTACGGCGACCGCGAGGTGCTGCACGACGTGGAATGGCGGATCGCGCCGGGCGAGCGCACCGGCATTCTGGGCGTCAACGGCGCCGGTAAGTCGACGCTGCTCGGGCTGATCGACGGTTCGGTGCAGCCGAGCGAGGGCCGGGTGAAACACGGCAAGACGGTGCAGATCGCCACGCTCACCCAGGGCGTCGACGCGCTGTCGGACCATCTCGACGAACCCGTGCGGGTGGTACTGAGCAGGCTGGCCACCACCTACACCTTCGGGACGGGCTCCAAGGCCCAGGAACTCACGCCCGGCCAGCTGCTCGAACGCCTCGGCTTCGTCAGCGCGCAGCTGTCCACCCCGGTCAAGGATCTGTCCGGCGGGCAGTTGCGCCGCCTGCAACTACTGCTGATCCTGCTCGGGCAGCCCAATGTGCTCATCCTGGACGAACCGACCAACGACCTGGACACCGACATGCTGGCCGCGATGGAGGATCTGCTGGACTCCTGGCCGGGCACCCTGATCGTGGTCAGCCACGACCGGTACTTCCTGGAGCGGGTCACCGATCAGCAGTTCGGGATTCTGGGCGGCCGGTTGCGCCATCTGCCCGGCGGGGTCGACGAGTACCTGCGGCTGCGGGCCGCGCACGCCGAGCAGACCGGGGCCGCGCCCGCCGGCGCCCCGGCGGCCGACGAGTCGACCGGGTTGTCCGGGGCCGAGCTGCGGGCCGCGCAGAAGGAGGTCGCGGCCCTGGAGCGGCGGTTGGAGAAACTGCAGGCCCAGATCGACGCGTCCCGGACCGCGCTGGCCGATCACGACCAGTCCGACTTCGAGGGGCTGGCCACCAAGGTGGCCGCCATCCGGGCGATGGAGGACGAGGTCGTCGACGTCGAGGGCCGGTGGTTCGAGCTGAGCGAGCAGATCGGCTAG
- a CDS encoding alpha/beta hydrolase: protein MAQRVEFSSDGVRCIGYLRSAGAQPAPCVVLCTGFGGTQDTPALTATAADVAAAGYHAVTFDYRSFGESDGEPRQVVSIEGQLADIAAAVERARSLPNVDPARIVLWGTSLGGGHVVVAAARDHRVAAVISQIPFNGFPRRVQGRSAWSTLRLLAVMAEDAGRAKLRWPPRYIPAVGAPGELAVMTGPDVQNAIAGMDSATWRNQAAPRGLIEMMRYRPGDVAHLVTCPVLVCIGTEDAEATPQNAAELAHRAPRGELREYPAGHFDFYSEDLRRAVCADQVAFLRRVSGG from the coding sequence ATGGCGCAGCGGGTCGAGTTCAGCTCGGACGGTGTGCGCTGTATCGGCTATCTGCGCAGTGCGGGTGCCCAGCCGGCCCCATGTGTGGTGCTGTGCACCGGATTCGGTGGCACCCAGGACACCCCGGCGCTGACCGCCACCGCCGCCGATGTCGCGGCCGCCGGCTATCACGCCGTCACGTTCGACTACCGCAGCTTCGGGGAGAGCGACGGCGAACCCCGGCAGGTGGTCAGCATCGAGGGGCAACTCGCCGATATCGCGGCCGCGGTCGAGCGTGCACGCAGCCTGCCTAACGTCGACCCGGCCCGCATCGTGTTGTGGGGAACCTCGCTGGGCGGCGGCCACGTGGTCGTGGCGGCGGCCCGCGATCACCGGGTCGCGGCCGTCATCTCCCAGATCCCGTTCAACGGATTCCCGCGCCGGGTGCAGGGGCGCTCGGCGTGGTCCACGCTGCGCCTGCTCGCGGTGATGGCCGAGGACGCAGGGCGCGCCAAGCTGCGGTGGCCGCCGCGCTACATCCCGGCCGTGGGAGCGCCGGGGGAGCTCGCCGTGATGACCGGCCCCGATGTCCAGAACGCGATCGCCGGGATGGACAGCGCCACCTGGCGCAATCAGGCCGCCCCGCGCGGCCTCATCGAGATGATGCGTTACCGCCCAGGCGATGTCGCGCATCTGGTGACCTGTCCGGTGCTGGTGTGCATCGGCACCGAGGATGCCGAGGCGACGCCACAGAACGCCGCGGAACTGGCTCACCGGGCGCCGCGCGGTGAGTTGCGTGAGTACCCGGCGGGCCACTTCGACTTCTACTCCGAAGACCTCCGACGCGCCGTGTGCGCCGATCAGGTGGCGTTCCTGCGCCGGGTGTCAGGCGGTTGA